The proteins below come from a single Streptomyces spongiicola genomic window:
- a CDS encoding ISL3 family transposase has protein sequence MNSDDTGINEAATRLLGLEGVSVIKVKDDGAGGSTVYVVTNEDSARACPSCGVFATRLKDYRTTRPRHLPCGGRPVSIRWRKARWYCAEPVCERGSFTEAIHAVPAGMRTTTALRRAAGAAVCDGSRTVVQAGRDLSLSWPIVQQCFEDYAAAVLPETPPATEAVGIDETRRGKPVWKQNPATGKWELIADAWHIGFVDAIGGQGLFGQVEGRNATSVADRLSAQPASWRAQVRYVAIDLCATFRAAVHRALPHATVVVDCFHIVQLAQRHLADLRRRLTWKQHGRRARKGDSIYTVRKLLRRNKEDLTENQRTLLKAELEYMGTYGRQIHAAWQAKELLRDILHLTISRTHHAPDRSAISAARHRFLAHVADHAHLPELLTLAETVEQWWDGIETYLTTGITNAASEGNNRLIKLEARNAFGFRNRENQRLRSRCATTRRSRREAHPH, from the coding sequence GGAGGGGGTGAGTGTGATCAAGGTCAAGGACGACGGGGCGGGCGGTTCGACGGTGTACGTGGTCACGAACGAGGACTCCGCCCGGGCCTGCCCCTCGTGCGGGGTGTTCGCCACCCGGCTGAAGGACTACCGCACCACCCGGCCCCGGCACCTGCCCTGCGGTGGACGCCCTGTGAGTATCCGGTGGCGCAAGGCACGCTGGTACTGCGCCGAACCCGTGTGCGAGCGCGGCTCGTTCACCGAGGCGATACACGCGGTGCCTGCCGGGATGCGCACCACCACCGCCCTGCGCCGGGCGGCGGGGGCTGCGGTCTGCGACGGATCCCGCACCGTCGTGCAGGCCGGCCGCGACCTGTCCTTGAGCTGGCCGATCGTGCAGCAGTGCTTTGAGGACTACGCCGCGGCGGTCCTGCCCGAGACGCCGCCCGCGACCGAGGCGGTCGGGATCGACGAGACCCGGCGCGGGAAACCGGTGTGGAAGCAGAACCCGGCCACCGGCAAGTGGGAACTCATCGCGGACGCCTGGCACATCGGCTTCGTCGACGCGATCGGCGGACAAGGACTGTTCGGCCAGGTCGAGGGCCGCAACGCCACCTCGGTCGCCGACAGGCTCAGCGCCCAGCCCGCCTCCTGGCGGGCACAGGTCCGCTACGTCGCCATCGACCTGTGCGCCACCTTCCGCGCCGCCGTCCACCGCGCCCTGCCGCACGCAACCGTGGTCGTCGACTGCTTCCACATCGTCCAGCTCGCCCAGCGCCACCTCGCCGACCTGCGCCGACGCCTCACCTGGAAGCAGCACGGCCGCCGGGCCCGCAAAGGCGACAGCATCTACACCGTCCGCAAACTCCTGCGCCGCAACAAAGAAGACCTCACCGAAAACCAACGCACCCTGCTCAAGGCGGAGTTGGAGTACATGGGCACCTACGGCCGGCAGATCCACGCGGCCTGGCAGGCCAAGGAACTCCTGCGCGACATCCTCCACCTGACCATCAGCCGCACCCACCACGCCCCCGACCGCTCCGCGATCTCCGCCGCCCGCCACCGCTTCCTCGCCCACGTCGCCGACCACGCCCACCTGCCCGAACTCCTCACCCTCGCCGAGACCGTCGAGCAGTGGTGGGACGGCATCGAGACCTACCTCACCACCGGCATCACCAACGCCGCCTCCGAAGGCAACAACCGCCTCATCAAGCTCGAAGCCCGCAACGCCTTCGGCTTCCGCAACCGCGAGAACCAACGCCTCCGGTCACGCTGTGCAACCACCCGGCGGAGCCGACGGGAGGCGCACCCCCACTAA
- a CDS encoding LLM class F420-dependent oxidoreductase codes for MRIATTIFLTDETITPVRLARELEERGFAGLYLPEHTHIPVERTSPYPAGGDLPPEYGRTLDPFVALAQAAAVTTVLGLGTGITLVAQHDPIALAKQIATLDHLSGGRFTLGVGFGWNREEAADHGVEWSTRRDLVRDRMHLMRALWAAEPTAYDGDFGSVRASYAHPKPASGPAPRTLVGGAAGPRLFSHIADYADGWLPIGGRGLPESVAVLRATWERAGRDPGALRIVPYVVLPSEGKLARYAELGCEEVVLQLPPAGEGEVLRVLDGYGKYL; via the coding sequence GTGCGGATCGCGACCACGATCTTCCTGACGGACGAGACGATCACCCCGGTGCGGCTGGCGCGGGAACTGGAGGAACGCGGCTTCGCGGGGCTGTACCTGCCCGAGCACACCCATATCCCGGTCGAGCGGACCTCCCCGTATCCGGCGGGCGGCGACCTGCCGCCCGAGTACGGCCGCACCCTCGACCCGTTCGTCGCCCTCGCACAGGCCGCGGCGGTCACCACCGTCCTCGGTCTCGGCACGGGCATCACGCTGGTCGCCCAGCACGATCCCATCGCCCTGGCCAAGCAGATCGCCACCCTCGACCATCTCAGCGGTGGCCGGTTCACCCTCGGCGTCGGCTTCGGCTGGAACCGGGAGGAGGCGGCGGACCACGGCGTGGAATGGTCGACCCGGCGCGACCTCGTCCGTGACCGCATGCATCTGATGCGCGCCCTGTGGGCCGCCGAACCCACCGCGTACGACGGTGACTTCGGCTCGGTCCGCGCCTCCTATGCCCACCCGAAGCCGGCGAGCGGGCCCGCGCCCCGCACCCTCGTCGGCGGCGCGGCCGGCCCGCGGTTGTTCTCCCACATCGCGGACTACGCCGACGGCTGGCTGCCGATCGGCGGCCGCGGCCTCCCCGAGTCCGTCGCCGTGCTGCGCGCCACCTGGGAACGGGCGGGCCGCGACCCGGGCGCCCTCCGGATCGTCCCGTACGTGGTCCTCCCCTCGGAGGGCAAGCTCGCCCGCTACGCCGAACTGGGCTGCGAGGAGGTCGTCCTCCAACTCCCGCCGGCGGGGGAGGGGGAGGTACTGCGGGTGCTGGACGGGTACGGGAAGTACCTGTGA
- a CDS encoding CehA/McbA family metallohydrolase, whose protein sequence is MGNEDGADPGRRGLLVTGAAAALTLGGVSFAETADAADGRTTEVVRGTLPPGSPDFVYLPVEVPRGVAEIRVSYAYDRPQVPAGTQGNALDIGIFDERGTALGGEGFRGWSGGARGAFFIRGDEATPGYLPGPVRAGTWHIALGPYTIAPQGLAYTVTVTLVRGRPRPTPEPVYPPERAEGRGRAWYRGDCHLHSWYSDGRRTPGEIAALARAAGLDFVNSSEHNTHAAHGAWADAAGDDLLVLLGEEVTTRNGHVVAVGTDPGTFVDWRYRARDNRFGHYARAIRRAGGLVVPAHPHATCIGCNWKFGFGEADAVEVWNGPYTPDDDVSLADWDGTLLASVRSGVRWTPAMGGSDAHRDPDAVGTPQTVVLADGLTREAILDGLRAGRSYVAESSAVSLSFAAYGGRGRRAGIGERLRVGADAPVTVRLEVTGAPGRTARIVTDQGVLHTSALPAEGTGTVEWRTTAAYAAYVRAEVRHPAAVPVPGFPGPLAAFTNPVFLGHPA, encoded by the coding sequence ATGGGCAACGAGGACGGCGCGGACCCCGGCAGACGCGGACTGCTCGTGACGGGAGCCGCCGCCGCGCTTACGTTGGGCGGTGTGAGCTTCGCCGAGACAGCGGACGCAGCGGACGGGCGCACCACCGAGGTCGTGCGCGGCACCCTGCCGCCCGGCTCCCCCGACTTCGTGTACCTGCCGGTCGAGGTGCCGCGCGGGGTGGCCGAGATCCGGGTGTCGTACGCCTACGACAGGCCGCAGGTCCCGGCCGGGACCCAGGGGAACGCCCTCGACATCGGCATCTTCGACGAGCGGGGCACCGCGCTCGGCGGCGAGGGCTTCCGCGGCTGGTCGGGCGGGGCGCGCGGTGCGTTCTTCATCCGGGGCGACGAGGCGACGCCCGGCTACCTCCCCGGGCCGGTCCGGGCGGGCACCTGGCATATCGCGCTCGGTCCGTACACGATCGCGCCGCAGGGCCTCGCGTACACCGTGACCGTCACGCTCGTCCGCGGCAGGCCCCGGCCGACCCCGGAGCCGGTGTACCCGCCGGAGCGGGCGGAGGGCCGGGGCCGTGCCTGGTACCGGGGCGACTGCCATCTGCACTCCTGGTACTCGGACGGGCGCCGCACCCCCGGCGAGATCGCGGCGCTCGCCCGCGCGGCCGGGCTGGACTTCGTCAACAGCAGCGAGCACAACACGCACGCGGCGCACGGTGCGTGGGCGGACGCCGCCGGTGACGACCTGCTGGTGCTCCTCGGCGAGGAGGTCACGACCCGCAACGGCCATGTGGTGGCGGTCGGCACCGATCCGGGGACGTTCGTCGACTGGCGCTACCGGGCCCGGGACAACCGTTTCGGCCACTACGCCCGCGCGATCCGCCGCGCCGGCGGCCTCGTCGTGCCCGCCCATCCGCACGCCACCTGCATCGGCTGCAACTGGAAGTTCGGCTTCGGCGAGGCGGACGCGGTGGAGGTGTGGAACGGGCCGTACACCCCGGACGACGACGTGTCCCTCGCGGACTGGGACGGCACCCTGCTCGCCTCCGTCCGCTCGGGCGTCCGCTGGACCCCGGCGATGGGCGGCAGCGACGCGCACCGGGACCCGGACGCGGTGGGTACCCCGCAGACCGTGGTCCTCGCCGACGGCCTGACGCGCGAGGCGATCCTGGACGGGCTGCGCGCTGGCCGGTCGTACGTGGCGGAGTCGTCCGCCGTGTCGCTGTCGTTCGCCGCGTACGGGGGCCGGGGCAGGCGGGCCGGCATCGGCGAGCGGCTCCGGGTCGGCGCGGACGCCCCGGTGACGGTCCGGCTGGAGGTCACCGGCGCCCCGGGGCGAACCGCCCGGATCGTCACCGACCAGGGGGTGCTGCACACCTCGGCGCTCCCGGCGGAGGGCACGGGCACGGTGGAGTGGCGTACGACGGCGGCGTACGCGGCGTACGTCCGCGCGGAGGTGCGGCACCCGGCGGCCGTGCCGGTACCGGGCTTCCCCGGGCCGCTGGCGGCGTTCACCAACCCGGTGTTCCTGGGGCATCCGGCGTAG
- a CDS encoding SDR family NAD(P)-dependent oxidoreductase, which translates to MSSTTPKVVLITGTSSGIGLAAAVAAARAGWHTVATLRDPRRADALRKAAAEAGVDLDIRQLDVVDEASVAAAIDGVIADHGRLDAVINNAGAGHLGTLENDTVTDVRKVMEVNFFGVLNVSKAALPHLRAAGGRLITVTSVGGVVGQPFNEAYCAAKFAVEGYMESLAPVAASVGVSVSVVEPGAVATEFVNNVGLDLEAEMAAAGPYAPALDAYVTRTVAQFLNGAQTQDEAAAAVLEALTADNAPFRIQTSDWARDFTGMKLNDLDGSAVVETTRTWVA; encoded by the coding sequence ATGTCCTCCACCACCCCCAAGGTCGTCCTGATCACCGGCACCTCCTCCGGCATCGGCCTGGCCGCCGCGGTCGCCGCCGCCCGGGCCGGCTGGCACACCGTCGCGACCCTCCGCGACCCGCGCCGCGCCGACGCGCTCCGCAAGGCCGCCGCGGAGGCCGGGGTCGACCTCGACATCCGGCAGCTCGACGTCGTCGACGAGGCATCCGTCGCCGCCGCGATCGACGGGGTGATCGCCGACCACGGCCGGCTCGACGCCGTGATCAACAACGCCGGCGCCGGGCACCTCGGGACCCTGGAGAACGACACCGTCACCGACGTCCGCAAGGTCATGGAGGTCAACTTCTTCGGCGTCCTCAACGTCTCCAAGGCCGCCCTCCCCCACCTGCGCGCGGCCGGGGGCCGCCTGATCACCGTCACCAGCGTCGGCGGGGTCGTCGGCCAGCCCTTCAACGAGGCCTACTGCGCCGCCAAGTTCGCCGTCGAGGGCTACATGGAGAGCCTGGCGCCGGTGGCCGCCTCCGTCGGCGTGAGCGTGTCCGTCGTGGAACCGGGCGCCGTGGCAACCGAGTTCGTCAACAACGTCGGCCTCGACCTGGAAGCGGAGATGGCGGCGGCGGGCCCGTACGCCCCTGCCCTCGACGCCTATGTCACCCGCACGGTCGCCCAGTTCCTGAACGGCGCCCAGACCCAGGACGAGGCGGCCGCGGCCGTACTCGAGGCGCTGACGGCGGACAACGCACCGTTCCGGATCCAGACCTCCGACTGGGCCCGCGACTTCACCGGCATGAAGCTCAACGACCTCGACGGATCCGCGGTGGTGGAGACGACTCGCACCTGGGTCGCCTGA
- a CDS encoding MarR family winged helix-turn-helix transcriptional regulator — protein MATRKLTPAEMSEADHAFYGLVWAGTVLTERVDRALTKAHDLPVSWFEVMLWLASSDEPVAASVLGNSTMLSRSQVSRVLDALQARGLVSRTPSARDARSVEVALTPEGRAVFEEADATRRACLAPVFTDVLEQEDMEALGAVWRKLKAHKDA, from the coding sequence ATGGCGACCAGGAAGCTCACCCCGGCGGAGATGTCCGAGGCCGACCACGCCTTCTACGGCCTGGTCTGGGCCGGAACGGTGCTCACCGAGCGCGTCGACCGCGCTCTGACCAAGGCCCACGACCTGCCCGTCTCCTGGTTCGAGGTGATGCTCTGGCTCGCCAGCAGCGACGAGCCCGTCGCCGCCTCCGTACTGGGCAACAGCACCATGCTGAGCCGCAGCCAGGTCTCCCGCGTCCTGGACGCGCTACAGGCCCGCGGACTGGTCTCGCGCACGCCGTCGGCCAGGGACGCCCGATCCGTGGAGGTCGCGCTCACCCCCGAGGGGCGCGCGGTGTTCGAGGAGGCGGACGCGACCCGGCGCGCGTGCCTGGCCCCGGTCTTCACCGACGTCCTGGAGCAGGAGGACATGGAGGCCCTGGGCGCGGTCTGGCGCAAGCTCAAGGCCCACAAGGACGCCTGA
- a CDS encoding alpha/beta fold hydrolase, protein MVDTPGGRIHLVEQGTGPLVLLVHGFPESWYSWRHQLPMIAAAGYHAVAIDVRGYGRSSKPATREAYGMLGHVADNVAVVKALGAESAVVVGHDWGSPIAANTALLRPDLFTAVALLSVPYSPRGASRPTDSLAGSGGGDEFYIHYFQEPGRAEAEIEPDVRSWLAGFYAGASGGAEPSAEGPRSFVSPGGKLSDRFPRGPLPHWLSEEDLDFYAGEFERGGMTGPLNRYRNMDRDWADLAAWDGAPITQPSLFIGGEFDGPTVWMADAIKAYPTTLPRLVSCHILEGCGHWVQQERPDEVGRLLVDWLRALPGGPGRP, encoded by the coding sequence ATGGTGGACACCCCGGGCGGGCGCATCCATCTGGTGGAACAGGGCACCGGGCCCCTGGTCCTGCTGGTCCACGGGTTCCCCGAGTCCTGGTACTCCTGGCGGCACCAGCTCCCGATGATCGCCGCGGCCGGCTACCACGCGGTCGCGATCGACGTCCGCGGCTACGGGCGGTCGTCCAAGCCCGCCACGCGGGAGGCGTACGGGATGCTCGGCCATGTCGCCGACAACGTCGCGGTGGTGAAGGCCCTCGGCGCGGAGTCGGCGGTGGTCGTGGGACACGACTGGGGCTCCCCCATCGCCGCGAACACCGCCCTGCTGCGCCCGGATCTCTTCACCGCCGTCGCACTGCTCAGCGTGCCCTACTCGCCCCGCGGCGCGTCCCGCCCCACCGACTCCCTCGCGGGGAGCGGCGGGGGAGACGAGTTCTACATCCACTACTTCCAGGAGCCCGGCCGGGCGGAGGCCGAGATCGAGCCGGACGTCAGGTCCTGGCTGGCGGGGTTCTACGCCGGGGCCTCGGGCGGCGCGGAGCCGTCCGCCGAGGGCCCCCGCTCCTTCGTCTCGCCGGGAGGAAAGCTGTCGGACCGTTTCCCCCGCGGCCCGCTGCCCCACTGGCTGAGCGAGGAGGACCTGGACTTCTACGCGGGCGAGTTCGAGCGCGGCGGGATGACCGGCCCGCTCAACCGCTACCGGAACATGGACCGGGACTGGGCGGATCTCGCGGCCTGGGACGGAGCCCCGATCACCCAGCCGTCCCTGTTCATCGGCGGTGAGTTCGACGGGCCCACCGTGTGGATGGCGGACGCCATCAAGGCCTACCCGACCACGCTTCCCCGCCTGGTGTCCTGCCACATCCTGGAGGGCTGCGGCCACTGGGTGCAGCAGGAACGGCCGGACGAGGTCGGCAGGCTGCTGGTCGACTGGCTGCGGGCACTTCCGGGCGGGCCCGGGCGGCCCTGA
- a CDS encoding APC family permease — translation MTQLETRPRIGGTVRGRSEGGVRPKGLEKNSVGLLGSAVIGISTVAPVYCLTSTLGSTAGEVGLQMPAVFLAGFLPMLLVAFAYRELNRAMPDSGTSFTWTVKAFGPRVGWMCGWGLVIATIIVLSNLAGVATSYFWLLAGEITGSASVAALDGNKAVHILTCLLLIAVATAISYRGMTATKRVQYALVALQLVVLAVFVTMALQKAGAGAFDTGVDFSWSWMNPFAVQSFAAFTAGLSLSIFMYWGWDACLSTNEETTGSDRTPGRGALIAMVVLVGSYLATGIAAQTAVGSGDTGLGLANPETSDNVFAALAGPVMGPVLGVALFIAVLASAAASLQTTFIPVARTVLAMSSYEALPGSFSEVHPRFKVPGRATVVAGIATGAFYTVMTLVSEHVLIDTIYALGLMICFYYALTAFACAWYFRAELLCSARDFAFKGLFPVLGGVLLSAVFGKTLFDMWDPAYGSGSSVLGVGSVFVIGVGLLLLGGVIMTVMRRRSPAFFRGEVLTKDTPSLVVQD, via the coding sequence ATGACTCAGCTGGAGACGCGGCCCCGGATCGGGGGCACGGTACGGGGACGCTCCGAAGGGGGCGTTCGGCCCAAGGGGCTGGAGAAGAACTCCGTCGGCCTCCTCGGCAGTGCCGTCATCGGTATCTCGACGGTCGCCCCCGTGTACTGCCTGACCTCGACCCTCGGCTCCACCGCGGGCGAGGTCGGCCTGCAGATGCCCGCCGTGTTCCTGGCAGGCTTCCTGCCGATGCTGCTCGTCGCCTTCGCCTACCGCGAGCTGAACCGGGCGATGCCGGACTCCGGCACCTCCTTCACCTGGACGGTCAAGGCCTTCGGCCCGCGCGTCGGCTGGATGTGCGGTTGGGGCCTGGTGATCGCGACGATCATCGTGCTCTCCAACCTCGCCGGTGTCGCGACCTCGTACTTCTGGCTGCTCGCCGGTGAGATCACGGGCAGCGCATCGGTCGCGGCCCTCGACGGCAACAAGGCCGTCCACATCCTCACCTGCCTCCTGCTGATCGCCGTCGCCACCGCGATCAGCTACCGCGGCATGACCGCCACCAAGCGCGTGCAGTACGCCCTGGTCGCCCTCCAACTCGTCGTCCTGGCCGTGTTCGTCACGATGGCCCTGCAGAAGGCCGGGGCGGGAGCCTTCGACACCGGCGTCGACTTCTCCTGGTCCTGGATGAACCCCTTCGCGGTCCAGTCCTTCGCGGCCTTCACCGCCGGCCTGTCGCTGTCGATCTTCATGTACTGGGGCTGGGACGCCTGCCTGTCCACCAACGAGGAGACCACCGGCTCCGACCGGACCCCCGGCCGCGGCGCCCTCATCGCGATGGTCGTCCTCGTCGGCTCGTACCTCGCCACCGGCATCGCCGCCCAGACGGCCGTCGGGTCGGGCGACACGGGCCTCGGCCTCGCCAACCCGGAGACCTCCGACAACGTCTTCGCCGCGCTCGCCGGCCCCGTCATGGGCCCGGTCCTCGGCGTGGCCCTCTTCATCGCCGTACTCGCCTCCGCCGCGGCGAGCCTCCAGACCACGTTCATCCCGGTCGCCCGCACCGTGCTCGCCATGTCCTCGTACGAGGCCCTCCCGGGGTCGTTCTCCGAGGTCCACCCGCGCTTCAAGGTCCCCGGCCGGGCCACCGTCGTCGCGGGCATCGCGACCGGCGCGTTCTACACGGTGATGACGCTCGTCAGCGAGCACGTCCTGATCGACACGATCTACGCGCTCGGCCTGATGATCTGCTTCTACTACGCGCTGACCGCCTTCGCCTGCGCCTGGTACTTCCGCGCCGAACTCCTATGCTCGGCCCGCGACTTCGCCTTCAAGGGCCTCTTCCCGGTCCTCGGTGGCGTGCTGCTCTCGGCGGTCTTCGGCAAGACGCTCTTCGACATGTGGGACCCGGCGTACGGCTCCGGCTCCTCGGTCCTCGGCGTCGGCTCGGTCTTCGTGATCGGCGTCGGCCTGCTGCTCCTCGGTGGAGTGATCATGACGGTGATGCGGCGCCGGAGCCCCGCGTTCTTCCGCGGCGAGGTCCTGACGAAGGACACCCCGTCACTGGTGGTCCAGGACTGA
- a CDS encoding aldehyde dehydrogenase family protein, with translation MQRLFIGGEWVEPDRGHYEVVNPATEEVVGLAPEASRDQVYEAAAEARDAFEAWSRTAPEERAAVLDRAADVIRREFEAYAELAMAETGATTGTARAMQVGVGVSRFRRYAKGALEPVERGLPPQVVEAGPMGRAGVFGALAARRPVGVVTCITSYNNPWANPAGKVAPALAMGNTVVVKPAPQDPLSVYRMAEALAEAGAPPGVVNVVGGSRAEVGEAAVDSPDVDMVSFTGSTAVGQRIGEVCGRSVKRQLMELGGKGAALVFDDADLDSAVLGIGTTFAFYSGQICTAPTRVLAQRGVYDRLVERLGAFAGRLKVGDPADRDTVVGPVISAAHRDRVESYIELGRKEGARLVAGGERPGTARGFYVAPALLADCGSGMRVVREEIFGPVVVVVPFGDEEEGVELANDSDYGLIDYVWSGDVARAFRVARRLRAGGVGVNTVGRNMEAPFGGFKKSGVGRDVGSYALHAYSELQAIVWPGG, from the coding sequence GTGCAGCGGCTCTTCATCGGCGGGGAGTGGGTCGAGCCGGACCGCGGTCACTACGAGGTGGTGAACCCGGCCACGGAGGAGGTCGTCGGCCTCGCCCCCGAGGCGAGCCGGGACCAGGTGTACGAGGCGGCCGCGGAGGCGCGGGACGCGTTCGAGGCGTGGTCGCGCACCGCCCCCGAGGAGCGGGCGGCGGTCCTGGACCGGGCCGCCGACGTGATCCGGCGGGAGTTCGAGGCCTACGCGGAACTCGCCATGGCCGAGACCGGCGCCACCACGGGGACCGCGCGGGCCATGCAGGTCGGGGTCGGGGTGTCCCGGTTCCGCAGGTATGCCAAGGGCGCGCTGGAGCCGGTCGAGCGGGGCCTGCCTCCGCAGGTAGTCGAGGCCGGGCCGATGGGGCGGGCGGGCGTCTTCGGCGCGCTCGCAGCGCGCCGCCCGGTGGGGGTGGTCACCTGCATCACCTCGTACAACAACCCCTGGGCCAACCCGGCGGGCAAGGTCGCCCCGGCCCTGGCGATGGGCAACACGGTCGTGGTGAAGCCCGCTCCGCAGGACCCGCTCTCGGTGTACCGGATGGCGGAGGCGCTCGCGGAGGCCGGCGCCCCGCCGGGGGTCGTCAACGTGGTGGGCGGTTCCCGTGCGGAGGTGGGGGAGGCGGCCGTGGACTCGCCCGACGTCGACATGGTCAGCTTCACCGGTTCCACGGCCGTCGGGCAGCGCATCGGCGAGGTGTGCGGGCGGAGCGTCAAGCGTCAGCTGATGGAGCTGGGCGGCAAGGGCGCCGCGCTGGTCTTCGACGACGCCGATCTCGACTCCGCGGTGCTGGGCATCGGTACGACGTTCGCCTTCTACAGCGGCCAGATCTGCACCGCGCCGACCCGGGTGCTGGCCCAGCGCGGGGTGTACGACCGGCTGGTCGAGCGGCTCGGCGCGTTCGCCGGCCGGCTGAAGGTCGGCGACCCGGCGGATCGGGACACCGTGGTCGGCCCGGTGATCTCCGCCGCCCACCGGGACCGTGTCGAGTCGTACATCGAGCTGGGGAGGAAGGAGGGCGCGCGCCTGGTGGCCGGCGGGGAGCGGCCCGGCACGGCGCGCGGGTTCTATGTCGCCCCGGCGCTGCTCGCGGACTGCGGCAGCGGTATGCGCGTCGTCCGGGAGGAGATCTTCGGTCCCGTGGTGGTCGTGGTGCCTTTCGGCGACGAGGAGGAGGGGGTGGAGCTGGCCAACGACAGCGACTACGGGCTGATCGACTACGTATGGTCGGGCGACGTGGCCCGGGCGTTCCGGGTGGCGCGGCGGCTGCGGGCCGGCGGGGTCGGCGTCAACACGGTCGGCCGGAACATGGAGGCGCCGTTCGGCGGCTTCAAGAAGAGCGGGGTGGGGCGGGACGTGGGCTCCTACGCGCTGCACGCGTACAGCGAGCTGCAGGCGATCGTGTGGCCCGGCGGGTGA
- a CDS encoding N-acyl-D-amino-acid deacylase family protein, with protein MLDHLITRATLVDGTGAPARNADVGIRDGRIAVIAGPGTVTEEARTTEDATGLVLTPGFVDPHTHYDAQLFWDPYATPSLNHGVTTVVGGNCGFTLAPLSPDRPEDADYTRRLMSRVEGMSLVALEEGAPWDWHDFGEYLDGLDGRIAVNAGFMVGHCALRRHVMGPAATGGRPTGEQLRRMTALLRDAMDAGAWGLSTTQSSTHTDGDGAPVASRHAEPAELLALSRAVGEHEGTQLEAIVAGCLDRFADAEIDLLVEMSAAAGRPLNWNVLTVDAAVPDRVPRQLVPSERARRAGGRIVALTMPILTPMNMSLGTFCALNLIPGWGEILGLPVPERIARLRDPDVRARMLRRARCPEAGVFRRLADFDRYVIGDTYSAANDGLTGRVVRDIAAERGQGAFRCLVEICADDSLRTVLWPMPSDNDPASWALRAETWRHEDVLLGGSDAGAHLDRMCGAPYTTRFLGDCLRGRKLAGLAEAVRMLTDDPARLFGLRGRGRVARGHHADLVLFDPERIDAGPATLVHDLPGDSPRLDSRAEGVVSVRVNGVEVIREDRVTGAVPGRVLRSGRDTGTVGTR; from the coding sequence ATGCTCGACCACCTCATCACGCGCGCGACCCTCGTCGACGGCACCGGCGCCCCGGCCCGAAACGCCGACGTCGGCATCCGCGACGGCCGCATCGCCGTGATCGCCGGCCCCGGCACCGTCACCGAGGAGGCACGGACCACCGAGGACGCGACCGGGCTGGTCCTGACCCCCGGCTTCGTCGACCCGCACACGCACTACGACGCCCAGCTGTTCTGGGACCCGTACGCCACCCCGTCCCTGAACCACGGGGTCACCACGGTCGTCGGCGGCAACTGCGGGTTCACCCTCGCGCCGCTGAGCCCCGACCGCCCCGAGGACGCCGACTACACGCGGCGGCTGATGTCCAGGGTCGAGGGCATGTCCCTGGTCGCGCTGGAGGAGGGGGCGCCGTGGGACTGGCACGACTTCGGCGAGTACCTGGACGGGCTCGACGGCCGTATCGCCGTCAACGCCGGCTTCATGGTGGGCCACTGCGCCCTGCGCCGCCATGTCATGGGCCCGGCCGCGACCGGCGGCCGGCCCACCGGTGAGCAGCTCCGCCGGATGACCGCGCTCCTGCGGGACGCCATGGACGCCGGCGCCTGGGGGCTGTCCACCACCCAGTCGTCCACCCACACCGACGGCGACGGCGCCCCGGTGGCCTCCCGGCACGCGGAGCCCGCCGAACTCCTGGCGCTCTCCCGCGCCGTCGGCGAGCACGAGGGCACCCAGCTCGAGGCCATCGTCGCGGGCTGCCTCGACCGGTTCGCGGACGCGGAGATCGACCTGCTCGTCGAGATGAGCGCCGCCGCGGGCCGGCCGCTCAACTGGAACGTGCTCACCGTCGACGCGGCCGTCCCCGATCGAGTCCCCCGCCAGCTCGTGCCCAGCGAACGGGCCCGCCGGGCGGGCGGCCGGATCGTCGCCCTCACCATGCCCATCCTCACCCCGATGAACATGTCCCTGGGCACCTTCTGCGCCCTCAACCTCATCCCCGGCTGGGGCGAGATCCTGGGCCTGCCCGTCCCGGAGCGGATCGCGAGGCTCCGCGACCCGGACGTCCGCGCCCGGATGCTGCGGCGTGCCCGATGCCCGGAGGCGGGTGTCTTCCGCAGACTCGCCGACTTCGACCGGTACGTCATCGGCGACACCTACTCCGCGGCGAACGACGGACTCACCGGACGCGTCGTGCGCGACATCGCCGCCGAGCGAGGCCAGGGCGCCTTCCGTTGCCTGGTGGAGATCTGCGCCGACGACTCCCTGCGTACGGTCCTGTGGCCGATGCCCAGCGACAACGACCCGGCCAGCTGGGCGCTGCGGGCGGAGACCTGGCGGCACGAGGACGTTCTGCTCGGCGGCTCCGACGCGGGCGCGCACCTGGACCGGATGTGCGGGGCGCCGTACACCACGAGGTTCCTCGGCGACTGCCTGCGCGGCCGGAAGCTGGCGGGCCTGGCGGAGGCGGTGCGGATGCTGACCGACGACCCGGCGCGGCTGTTCGGGCTGCGCGGGCGGGGCCGGGTCGCCCGGGGCCACCATGCGGACCTGGTCCTCTTCGACCCGGAGCGGATCGACGCGGGACCGGCGACCCTCGTGCACGACCTGCCCGGAGACAGCCCGCGGCTCGACTCCCGCGCGGAGGGCGTGGTGTCCGTGCGGGTCAACGGGGTCGAGGTCATCCGCGAGGACCGGGTGACCGGCGCCGTGCCGGGCCGGGTGCTGCGCTCGGGCCGCGACACCGGGACGGTGGGTACCAGGTGA